A genomic region of Roseateles amylovorans contains the following coding sequences:
- the rplJ gene encoding 50S ribosomal protein L10 has translation MSLNRNEKAAVVSDVAAQAAKSQTLALAEYRGLTVEALNKLRVDARAKGVYLHVLKNTLARRAVAGTSFEAASEAMVGPLIYGFSEDAVAAAKVIADFAKTNDKLVIKGGAYGGKALDVAGVKALASVPSKEVLLSQIAGLLLSPVQRTAAVLAALAQQKGGGAEAETPAEAPAAA, from the coding sequence TTGAGTCTCAATCGCAACGAGAAGGCAGCCGTTGTGTCGGACGTGGCAGCGCAAGCTGCCAAGTCGCAGACGCTGGCGCTGGCCGAGTACCGTGGCCTCACCGTGGAAGCCTTGAACAAGCTGCGCGTCGATGCGCGTGCCAAGGGTGTTTATCTTCATGTGCTGAAGAACACCCTGGCCCGTCGTGCCGTCGCCGGTACCTCGTTCGAGGCCGCCTCGGAGGCCATGGTCGGTCCGCTGATCTACGGCTTTTCGGAAGATGCTGTCGCGGCTGCCAAAGTCATCGCTGACTTTGCCAAGACCAACGACAAGCTCGTCATCAAGGGCGGCGCCTACGGTGGCAAGGCTCTGGATGTCGCCGGCGTGAAGGCGCTGGCTTCGGTCCCGAGCAAGGAAGTGCTGCTGTCGCAGATCGCTGGCCTGCTGCTGTCGCCGGTGCAACGCACCGCGGCCGTGCTGGCAGCTCTGGCTCAGCAAAAGGGTGGCGGCGCCGAAGCCGAAACCCCGGCCGAAGCTCCGGCCGCTGCCTGA
- the rplL gene encoding 50S ribosomal protein L7/L12, producing the protein MAFDKDAFLAALDSMTVLELNDLVKAIEEKFGVSAASMAAPAAGGAAAGGAAAAEEKTEFNVVLTEAGANKVSVIKAVREITGLGLKEAKDLVDGAPKPVKEGISKADAEAAKKKLEEAGAKVELK; encoded by the coding sequence ATGGCATTCGATAAAGACGCTTTCCTGGCTGCCCTGGACAGCATGACCGTTCTGGAACTGAACGATCTGGTCAAGGCAATTGAAGAGAAGTTTGGCGTGTCCGCCGCTTCGATGGCTGCTCCCGCTGCTGGTGGCGCCGCCGCCGGCGGTGCTGCTGCCGCCGAAGAGAAGACCGAGTTCAACGTGGTGCTGACCGAAGCCGGCGCCAACAAGGTCTCCGTCATCAAGGCCGTGCGCGAAATCACCGGCCTGGGTCTGAAGGAAGCCAAGGACCTGGTCGACGGCGCTCCGAAGCCCGTCAAGGAAGGCATCTCCAAGGCCGACGCCGAAGCTGCCAAGAAGAAGCTGGAAGAAGCCGGCGCCAAGGTCGAACTCAAGTAA
- the rplA gene encoding 50S ribosomal protein L1 yields the protein MAKLTKRQKALQGKVESTKLYPLSDALNLVKDCATAKFDEAIDVSIQLGVDAKKSDQVVRGAVVMPNGIGKTTRVAVFAQGAKAEEARAAGADVVGMEDLAERVKAGDMPFDVVIASPDTMRVVGTLGQILGPRGLMPNPKVGTVTPDVATAVKNAKAGQVQFRVDKAGIIHGTIGRRSFDTDKLEGNLRALIEALNKAKPASSKGIYLRKIAVSSTMGVGARVDVATVNATAAA from the coding sequence TCGACCAAGCTGTATCCGCTGAGCGATGCGCTGAACCTGGTCAAGGACTGCGCAACCGCCAAGTTCGATGAAGCCATCGATGTGTCCATTCAACTGGGCGTCGATGCGAAGAAGTCGGATCAAGTGGTTCGTGGCGCGGTCGTGATGCCCAACGGCATCGGCAAGACCACCCGTGTCGCCGTGTTCGCCCAAGGTGCCAAGGCTGAAGAAGCCCGTGCCGCTGGTGCTGACGTCGTCGGTATGGAAGACCTGGCTGAGCGCGTCAAGGCGGGCGACATGCCCTTCGACGTCGTGATCGCCTCGCCCGACACCATGCGTGTTGTCGGTACCCTGGGTCAGATCCTGGGCCCGCGTGGCCTGATGCCGAACCCGAAGGTCGGCACCGTGACCCCGGACGTCGCCACCGCTGTCAAGAACGCGAAGGCTGGTCAAGTCCAGTTCCGCGTTGACAAGGCCGGCATCATCCACGGCACGATCGGCCGTCGTTCGTTCGACACCGACAAGCTGGAAGGCAATCTGCGCGCGCTGATCGAGGCCCTGAACAAGGCCAAGCCGGCGTCGAGCAAGGGCATCTACCTGCGCAAGATCGCTGTGTCGTCGACCATGGGCGTGGGTGCTCGTGTGGACGTCGCAACGGTCAATGCCACGGCAGCCGCCTAA